Below is a window of Humulus lupulus chromosome 2, drHumLupu1.1, whole genome shotgun sequence DNA.
GCCTTGGTGTCACACATACACTGGGACAAGAGCAAGTGTATGTCACACATACACTGCAATCTACTAATATCATGGAACATTAGACTGAATACATACCACGGAATAACCTTTTCAGAATAGCATTGCAGAAGTTGAATTGCTAATTCAGCAGACTTTTTATTCCCATGGACCTAAACACAAGTTGCGAGTTCAGTGAACAATTAGAATAACCACATAAATGAATGAGATAGAATCAATAACCATAAACTTCCAGACCCTTCCGaaaattttaaatgaaaatacTCTCTTAGATGGAAAGTTACGTACTAAAAAATCATCAAGGTTAGCAAATATAGCCCCTTCCAACCCTTGAACAATCATCAGCATATGATTCTGTCCACTTGCACCTAATTCAGATACCACTTCCAGTTTGAGTAGAAAAGGCAGGGTAAATTTATCACTAGACAGTGATGAAACAATTTTTTCAACAACAATACTTGTATAGCTCAGTGCCTTCTCCAACTCATTACATTTACTGATGAAAGAGCCAATATGAACTAATGCCTTCACGGCAAGCTTCCAAAACAGCATCTGTTTGAAATCCACCAGGATAATTGACACAAGTGATGTCAAAATATTCTCGAATATACTTTTTGATATCGGTAAATGACCTTCGGGAAATGTAGCCAAAATCTGCAAGCTCTTTACTGCAAAACAATGCTATTAAAAATTTACATATTGTTACTCAAACAGAATATACATATAAGAACTTAAAAGGAGAAAAAAAATACTAGGAATTACAAAAGTTTACTTTGTAACTCTCATGACATTGGTTCTAAAATTACTTATAGAAAAGTAGTACTGAAGTGCAAATTATATTTTCTCCAAagcaaaaacaaacaaacaaaaaatgggCTACTAAAGAAGGGCCAAGAAACGACATTATCATATCAAAACAGTGACTTGTTTAACCAGACAAAATATGTACTTTAAATAAAACCAATTACCTCTAAAGTAAATATCCACTAAAGATTCTGCTGCAATTTCATTTTCCTGAAACCCAAGACCATTTATTGATTCTGATGTAACACCTTCAGTAGGCTCTTTTACTGAAGTACTTATTTCACTTTTAATTGAACTCCAAATAGCTCCAGCATGTTTGGCCATCCTGTCTGCTCCATACTTCAATGAGCAATAGCTCAGATACTTCAAAGAATCAACCTTCAAACATAAAGAGTCAGCATGAAAATTATTACAAATATACTTTctacaacaaaaaaattaattatgttgCCTATGTAATCATATAAATTCTTTGTGATGGCACCAACCTTTGATGATGGCAGAGAAGAAGAGAGTTTTTCAAGAAGCAAGGGAATGACATATGGCTCAAGAAGAGGTGTTTATTAGAAAGCTACCTGcagaacaaaaaaaataatacaattttGTTATTTGCATAAATGTGCTCTTACAACCCTTGTAATTTATGGCAAGTATAAAAGTGCTCCTCCCAGCTTGTCTCAAGGCTCAAAtcatcaaaaaataaaaaaataaaaattatgataaaTTTGGTTCAAGCACCAAAGAGAAATTACTGAATTGATTAAAAACACTCATAAGTCATCTTCACCAAAGATAATTTTCCATTTTATGTGATAGACTAGACCATGAAATTTACAAGTGCTTTATGCCAATTACGGCATGGTTACCATGGGCATTACAAGTGCTCCATTGTTAGAATGATAAAGTTTGGTAACTGGAAGATCATAACAAAGAGCATAGATAAATTCAACACCTACAAATACTATAACAATGGAGCATCACATTCAATTACGGCATACCATTAGAGCCCTTGCAAGATCATCTCTTTTGACATCAGTGTTCTCTCCTTTTGGCTGGATAATgttaagaagaaaaacatgtgAAAAGAAGTACAAAAACAAAAAGGATAGCACATCATAATCAATGATAGCATTCATCGCATGATCTGAATACTAACAAAAGAAACAAAAGCAAACCAAAAGGGAAAAGCTTgcttagaattttttttcaataaataaataataaattcgcATGTATAGTGAGGGTAAGGTTTGCATACATGAGTAAAATGAATGGGAAAGTAACTGCTCAAAGTTTCAAAAAGCTCTCCAGAAAAATTTTCTAGCGGCCCATTAGGATCTAGAAATAGTTGAATCAGTGCATGAATGATGTCAAATGCTAGCAACAAGCAATGAGGATCCTTCTCTCCATCAACAGCTTCacagattccatatagaaggagTTCATCTTTAATAACgccaaaataaattaagatagaaaatgggaaaaaaataacaaaaaaaggaTGAATATGTTAAGAGAAAAAGAATTATAAGGGAATTCTTTGTTCTATTGACATCTATTTTACCAGAGTTATACAGAGAAAAAGAACACAAAGAATAAACTCTAAAATCATTATGTTGAAGGAATGTAAGCATCTAGCTGAAATATGAAATGAATGAAAACAACTTGTAATTTTACAACTTTAAACTATTGGTATAAACAATGACATTCAAATTACAAATCAGTTGAGAACAAGTgataaaatgaaaaatagaacaaTAAAAATCTAGCAACTAATTTTGAGAGTGAGTTTGGAAAGAATACCAAGGAAGCAACCTCATTGGGATAGCATTCTAAGACGCATTCCAGAAGCTGAAAACAAAGCTGCAACAATGCTTTGATGTTAAATTTTGTAAAAGGGCAGTGGCTATACATAGGCCAATTCATTTCCCGAAATCATATACTTTGAAAATCCCCTGTATCAAAGAAATCTCTTCTTCAAAAAAAGGAACGAAAAATGAGatgcagaaagaaaaaaaatggtaagCGCAGAAGGAACCTTGTATGCAAATGACTCTTTATGTTTAAAGTCACATTCATTGAAAGTATTAAATTTAAATCCTATACAGATAGATTACAACTCacattcttttaaagcttttgaGATTCTCTCCTGTATATGTTCTGAATGTG
It encodes the following:
- the LOC133817450 gene encoding MMS19 nucleotide excision repair protein homolog, yielding MAKHAGAIWSSIKSEISTSVKEPTEGVTSESINGLGFQENEIAAESLVDIYFRVKSLQILATFPEGHLPISKSIFENILTSLVSIILVDFKQMLFWKLAVKALVHIGSFISKCNELEKALSYTSIVVEKIVSSLSSDKFTLPFLLKLEVVSELGASGQNHMLMIVQGLEGAIFANLDDFLVHGNKKSAELAIQLLQCYSEKVIPWYIEMIFLEQFLTTFVVKAFRMEECISLIFVYISCFVFSDKGVVIISLD